One candidate division KSB1 bacterium genomic window carries:
- a CDS encoding Gfo/Idh/MocA family oxidoreductase encodes MERSAYSRRDFLKRAGLATVGVAAVLGTSERARGKTAANDVVTIGIIGTGSRGSHLLQIINTIPGLRVAAVCDVYPPHLERGLKLAGGKVPAYKDYRQMLEQKDLDSVLIATPLRFHARMCIDAMQAGKDVFCEKTMTYSIEEAREVVQWVRRTNRVFQVGQQRRYSPVYHQAMRLIREGAIGEVVFIRAQWHRNADWRRAVPDPSLEKHLNWRLYREFSGGLMTELGTHQIDVANWALGDIHPESCVGMGGIDYWRDGREVYDNVSVIYKYPNGVKLVYTSITRNKFYGASEQIMGSEGTIELTTSRAKVYRENPARRSEFKEFVWSLERELFQTVAIGTATFLPEDPNADRGTWIEPEMPHSEEYLQLESFAECVRTRKKPFADVMVGYNAGVAALIGNQAMDTGEVVLWPDHEDIA; translated from the coding sequence ATGGAGAGATCAGCATACTCCCGTCGAGATTTCCTGAAACGGGCTGGGCTCGCTACGGTGGGCGTTGCCGCCGTGCTGGGAACCAGCGAGCGTGCCCGCGGCAAGACCGCCGCGAACGACGTGGTCACCATCGGCATCATCGGCACGGGCAGCCGAGGCTCACACCTTCTTCAGATCATCAATACGATCCCTGGGCTTCGAGTGGCAGCGGTGTGCGACGTTTACCCGCCGCACCTGGAGCGGGGATTGAAACTGGCCGGCGGCAAGGTACCCGCGTACAAGGACTACCGCCAGATGCTGGAGCAGAAGGATCTGGACAGTGTGTTGATCGCGACGCCGCTCCGTTTCCACGCCCGCATGTGCATCGACGCCATGCAGGCCGGCAAAGACGTCTTCTGCGAGAAAACGATGACCTACAGCATTGAGGAGGCGCGGGAGGTGGTCCAGTGGGTGAGACGGACCAACCGCGTGTTCCAGGTGGGCCAACAGCGACGCTACAGCCCCGTCTATCACCAGGCCATGCGCCTCATCCGGGAAGGGGCCATTGGTGAGGTGGTGTTCATTCGCGCCCAGTGGCATCGCAACGCCGACTGGCGCCGCGCCGTCCCCGATCCCTCCCTCGAGAAGCACCTCAATTGGCGCCTGTACCGGGAGTTCTCCGGAGGGCTGATGACCGAGCTCGGCACCCATCAGATCGACGTGGCCAACTGGGCCCTGGGCGACATCCACCCCGAAAGCTGCGTGGGCATGGGAGGCATCGACTACTGGCGCGACGGTCGGGAGGTATACGACAACGTTAGTGTGATCTACAAGTACCCGAACGGCGTTAAGCTGGTCTACACGAGCATTACGCGAAACAAGTTCTACGGAGCCTCGGAGCAGATCATGGGGAGCGAGGGAACGATCGAACTCACCACCAGCCGGGCCAAGGTATATCGGGAAAATCCGGCCCGCCGATCGGAATTCAAGGAATTTGTCTGGAGCCTGGAGCGGGAGCTCTTCCAGACGGTGGCCATCGGCACGGCCACCTTCTTGCCGGAGGATCCCAATGCCGACCGGGGCACGTGGATCGAGCCGGAGATGCCCCACTCCGAGGAGTATTTGCAGCTGGAAAGCTTCGCCGAGTGCGTGCGCACGCGCAAGAAGCCCTTTGCCGACGTCATGGTCGGCTATAACGCAGGAGTAGCTGCCCTGATCGGAAACCAGGCCATGGACACCGGCGAGGTGGTCCTCTGGCCTGATCACGAGGACATCGCCTGA
- a CDS encoding M14 family metallopeptidase has protein sequence MTTLRFPPEVPRWSAAREGDRLGEPEARRPRPTGPERRDVAPRQEFRTKGRACTGAPWASVLVAMIAAIGVPTPSTRAQLLTRAEASAFRETSRLADVEALVQELQRRSAQILVQNIAMSAEGRPVWMLILGDPPPATPTQARSSGKPVVFVEANIHAGEVEGKEALQMLARDILLGDLGHLLKQQTLLLVPVLNPDGNEKISPLNRRDQAGPEGGVGVRNNGQNLDLNRDFVKLESPEIRAVVRILTDWDPVLFVDIHTTNGSPHRHVVTYDVPHNPNGDSLIAEYLRNRLVPWLGREMDRRYRSPIIPYGNFRVPGRPDSGWVTYEALPRYGTNYVGLRNRFSLLIENYAYAPFEERVRGCYRLLVCLLEYTSVHGKEMQRIAEEADRRATVTSGRRSLGIEFRVLPYPQPLRLLSYGFVADTAADGRVRWRPTQDPQEYRVPYFGHFQSVRSVPVPQYYAFSEAVPEAVDVLLRHGITLLILQDTLRTTAERFLPDRIEPAGHLFQGHWLVHAVGHYDSTEVCLPPGTILVPVAQPLGILAAWLLEPESPDGLLVWNFFDRAMSPSEWNPKLAPYPVLKIHSEIRSATSLYRGKDRGWSGIGPARHAFRRKRKPHSEAGVRRPCLWAAQPEICEARWSRSPLAPDRLRKRMLL, from the coding sequence ATGACTACACTGCGTTTCCCACCGGAAGTACCGAGATGGTCGGCCGCGAGGGAAGGCGACCGGCTCGGCGAACCCGAGGCGAGGCGACCTCGGCCGACCGGGCCCGAGCGCCGCGACGTCGCCCCGCGTCAAGAGTTCCGGACCAAAGGGCGCGCCTGTACGGGCGCCCCCTGGGCATCGGTCCTCGTGGCCATGATCGCCGCGATCGGGGTGCCGACGCCTTCGACTCGCGCACAGCTCCTGACAAGGGCAGAGGCAAGTGCCTTTCGGGAGACGTCGCGCCTGGCCGATGTGGAGGCCTTGGTCCAAGAGCTGCAGCGGAGGAGCGCGCAGATCCTCGTCCAGAACATCGCCATGAGTGCGGAGGGTCGACCCGTGTGGATGTTGATTCTGGGGGACCCGCCGCCTGCCACTCCAACTCAGGCGCGCTCCTCGGGCAAGCCCGTTGTCTTCGTCGAGGCCAACATCCACGCCGGCGAGGTGGAAGGCAAGGAAGCCCTCCAGATGCTGGCGCGCGACATCCTGCTCGGCGACCTCGGCCATCTCCTCAAGCAGCAGACATTGCTCCTCGTGCCTGTGCTCAACCCGGACGGCAACGAGAAGATAAGCCCTTTGAACCGCCGGGACCAGGCAGGGCCCGAGGGCGGCGTCGGTGTCCGCAACAACGGGCAAAACCTGGACCTGAATCGGGACTTCGTCAAGCTGGAAAGCCCGGAGATTCGTGCCGTCGTGAGGATTCTCACGGACTGGGATCCGGTGCTCTTCGTCGACATCCACACCACCAACGGCTCCCCGCATCGCCATGTGGTGACCTACGACGTGCCGCACAACCCCAATGGTGACTCCCTCATCGCCGAGTACCTGAGGAATCGCCTGGTTCCCTGGCTCGGAAGGGAAATGGACAGGCGCTATCGAAGTCCCATCATCCCGTACGGCAACTTCCGGGTACCTGGTCGTCCAGACAGCGGTTGGGTCACCTACGAAGCGCTCCCAAGGTACGGCACGAACTACGTTGGGCTCCGCAACCGTTTTTCGCTTCTGATCGAGAACTACGCTTACGCCCCGTTTGAAGAGCGCGTGCGCGGCTGTTACCGGCTGCTGGTATGTCTGCTGGAGTACACGAGCGTTCACGGCAAGGAGATGCAGCGAATCGCGGAGGAAGCCGATCGCCGAGCGACGGTCACCTCGGGACGGCGGTCACTGGGGATCGAGTTCCGCGTTTTGCCATATCCCCAACCGCTTCGCTTGCTCTCGTACGGCTTCGTGGCCGACACGGCAGCGGACGGCAGGGTCCGCTGGCGCCCAACGCAGGATCCCCAGGAGTATCGGGTGCCTTACTTCGGCCATTTCCAGAGCGTGCGCTCGGTCCCCGTCCCGCAGTACTACGCCTTCTCCGAAGCCGTCCCGGAAGCGGTCGATGTTCTGCTGCGACACGGGATCACCCTGCTGATACTGCAAGATACCTTGCGGACCACGGCGGAGCGCTTCTTGCCCGACCGGATCGAACCCGCCGGTCACTTGTTCCAGGGCCACTGGCTCGTGCACGCCGTTGGGCACTACGACTCGACGGAGGTTTGCTTGCCACCTGGGACCATTCTGGTGCCGGTAGCGCAGCCTCTGGGTATCCTCGCAGCCTGGCTCCTCGAGCCGGAGAGCCCGGATGGCCTCCTTGTGTGGAACTTCTTCGACCGGGCTATGAGCCCGAGCGAATGGAACCCGAAGCTGGCTCCTTACCCGGTCCTGAAGATCCATTCCGAAATCCGTTCTGCGACTTCGCTCTACCGAGGTAAAGACAGGGGATGGAGCGGAATAGGCCCCGCTCGCCATGCCTTCCGCCGGAAGCGAAAGCCTCACTCCGAGGCCGGGGTCCGACGACCTTGTCTCTGGGCCGCCCAGCCTGAGATTTGCGAGGCGCGATGGTCCCGCAGCCCCCTTGCCCCGGACCGGCTTCGCAAGCGAATGCTCCTTTGA
- a CDS encoding sugar phosphate isomerase/epimerase: MGLFSRRAFLRDCLLTSGAVWLGASKLLAAPLERFRLGILTDEVSQDPERAMALMRDLRLNWVELRTVWGKHVIFLDSQERRELRELLARYGLFVSNIAAPTYKTAFPGTTPIAKEEGEEYEPRVDPEEVLWRAIDTARYFNVPFFRAFTFWRVADSERPKVMPEILEVFRRAVKIAERNGTTLLVENEYTTNVATGAEAAAFIREFDSPFLGLLWDPGNAVFAGEKSFREGYEKIPKDRIHHIHLKDALVDPTTGRRRWAVVGQGQVDFVGQFAALVRDRYRGTLSLETHLEQPNREQASLNSMLGVLDCIRKA, translated from the coding sequence ATGGGTCTGTTCTCTCGGCGCGCGTTCCTGAGGGATTGCCTTCTGACGAGCGGAGCGGTGTGGCTGGGGGCGTCGAAGCTCCTGGCCGCACCGCTGGAGCGCTTCCGCCTCGGGATCCTCACCGACGAGGTCAGCCAGGATCCTGAGCGGGCCATGGCCCTCATGCGCGATTTGCGCCTCAATTGGGTCGAGCTGCGGACTGTCTGGGGCAAACACGTCATCTTCCTCGATTCCCAGGAAAGGCGGGAGCTGCGGGAGCTCTTGGCCCGCTACGGCCTTTTCGTCTCCAATATTGCTGCGCCCACCTACAAGACGGCTTTCCCCGGCACGACCCCCATCGCCAAAGAGGAGGGGGAAGAGTATGAGCCCCGCGTGGACCCGGAGGAGGTCCTCTGGCGGGCGATCGACACCGCACGCTATTTCAACGTGCCTTTCTTCCGGGCCTTCACGTTCTGGCGGGTCGCCGATTCCGAACGCCCGAAAGTCATGCCCGAGATCCTCGAGGTCTTCCGCCGTGCGGTGAAAATAGCCGAGAGGAACGGCACGACGCTCCTCGTAGAGAACGAGTATACGACCAACGTGGCGACGGGCGCTGAGGCCGCCGCCTTCATCCGGGAGTTCGATTCTCCGTTCCTTGGTCTCCTCTGGGATCCCGGCAATGCCGTGTTCGCCGGGGAGAAAAGCTTTCGCGAAGGCTACGAGAAAATCCCCAAGGATAGAATTCACCACATTCACCTGAAGGACGCTCTGGTCGACCCGACGACGGGGCGCCGCCGATGGGCGGTGGTGGGCCAGGGACAGGTGGACTTCGTCGGGCAGTTCGCCGCCCTGGTGAGAGACCGATATCGCGGAACGCTCTCCCTCGAGACGCACCTCGAGCAGCCTAACCGGGAGCAAGCAAGCCTCAATTCCATGCTCGGAGTCCTGGACTGTATCCGGAAGGCCTAA
- a CDS encoding FAD:protein FMN transferase: protein MAGSGELARVDASFRAMGTCFELVLYHEDERLLRALINDIQEEVARLEAKLSRFRPTSEVSRLNRLAGKQAVQVDFEMAEILSLALEYYAKTEGAFDITVAPLVREWGFYDRRPHLADAVKLREMLERVGSEKIELDQATRKVRFLHPELEIDLGALGKGYALREVVALVRRLGVKQGLLSFGGSSIYGLGDRPGHSGWTFGFRYDEDPATPPGTVTLRDMAFSMSGSTVRRFRKDGRTYGHVLDPRSGSPVEEVKAVAVVHRDPAIAEILSTACMVRGVNGSEALLRAEKAQAIFALQSPEGPVLREVNFLEVKEEWRDQHTPVEIS, encoded by the coding sequence GTGGCAGGCAGCGGCGAGCTCGCGCGGGTCGATGCCTCCTTTCGGGCCATGGGCACGTGCTTCGAGCTTGTCCTCTACCATGAGGACGAACGACTGCTGCGCGCCCTGATCAACGACATTCAGGAGGAAGTGGCTCGACTCGAGGCGAAGCTCAGTCGCTTTCGGCCCACATCTGAGGTGTCGCGCCTCAACCGCCTCGCTGGAAAACAGGCCGTTCAGGTCGACTTCGAGATGGCCGAGATTCTCTCGCTCGCCTTGGAGTACTACGCGAAGACCGAGGGGGCTTTCGACATCACCGTCGCCCCCTTGGTCCGGGAGTGGGGATTCTACGACCGGCGACCCCACCTGGCCGACGCCGTGAAGCTTCGGGAAATGCTGGAGAGAGTGGGCTCGGAGAAGATCGAACTGGATCAGGCCACCCGAAAGGTCCGGTTTCTCCACCCGGAGCTGGAGATTGATCTCGGCGCTTTGGGCAAAGGCTACGCCCTGCGGGAAGTGGTGGCCCTGGTTCGCCGACTCGGCGTGAAGCAGGGCCTTCTCTCCTTCGGAGGGAGTAGCATTTACGGCCTGGGCGATCGACCAGGCCACTCCGGCTGGACCTTCGGGTTCCGTTACGACGAGGACCCCGCTACGCCGCCCGGCACCGTGACGTTGCGGGACATGGCCTTTTCCATGTCCGGCTCCACGGTTCGGCGCTTCCGTAAAGACGGACGCACCTACGGTCACGTCCTCGATCCCCGCTCCGGCTCTCCCGTGGAGGAAGTGAAGGCCGTTGCGGTCGTGCACCGTGACCCCGCGATCGCGGAGATCCTGTCCACCGCGTGTATGGTCCGTGGAGTGAACGGGAGCGAAGCCCTGCTGCGCGCGGAAAAGGCGCAGGCGATCTTTGCCCTTCAGAGCCCCGAAGGCCCCGTCCTTCGGGAGGTCAACTTCTTGGAGGTGAAAGAGGAATGGAGAGATCAGCATACTCCCGTCGAGATTTCCTGA
- a CDS encoding alpha/beta fold hydrolase, whose amino-acid sequence MPRRFLARVGWALLLASVPALGQVVRKDTSFWTDDGVKLDATYFRPAWSPPDSGFPGVVLVHGLGGSKRDMFEIAQILALKGYLALAYSVRGQGESWGLRTFTGERERRDLKSLLGWLGARADVNPRRLAVVGGSQGGQHAWWAALYGLGVRTVVVVAGFTGDLSSNGCIETATLDVVSSDRVRYDETWSKVRRWVLTDQVDSLRALMPSPDSLLQRVKTPVFLSLAYRDWLFSVNEGLRQFELLAGPKCVHLGTGYHGAPVADEATSALYVLALGWLDHYLKDQPLLVTERVVYHVDESWQLRYASSWPPEDTQWVHFYLSPGGRLSVDPRFSSGIFILRQTLLDPSYSPERAMAEGFGPGILSHFECSRLDFVSDPFPEAVEWAGSPECRFSIRWGGPKMQLHVQFYDVDPAGHWRFLQRGNLALRGGSRDTVVVFRGQAYAHVFSIGHRLGVRLVPLDLAEGENRCYVLPFFTDFADTLVASAAVAPRIAMPLRGWRPERVAQRLYRGPKTVDFRLSLPRPNPFNSEVQAELFLPGASAVRVRIYSLEGRLVRTLYEGTLAEGTHVVRWNGFDEAGSAAPSGLYVLSVEAGGRVFSRKLCLIR is encoded by the coding sequence ATGCCACGAAGGTTTCTGGCAAGGGTGGGTTGGGCCTTGCTTTTGGCCAGCGTTCCGGCGCTGGGCCAGGTCGTGCGCAAAGATACGTCGTTCTGGACGGACGATGGTGTGAAGCTTGACGCGACGTACTTCCGTCCCGCCTGGTCCCCACCCGATTCGGGTTTTCCCGGTGTGGTCCTTGTCCACGGCCTGGGGGGCAGCAAGAGAGACATGTTTGAGATCGCCCAGATCCTTGCGCTCAAAGGCTACCTGGCATTGGCCTATAGTGTACGCGGGCAGGGCGAGTCGTGGGGGCTGCGAACGTTTACCGGAGAGCGGGAGAGAAGGGATCTCAAGAGCCTCCTTGGCTGGCTTGGTGCCCGCGCGGACGTAAATCCCCGTCGCCTTGCGGTGGTGGGGGGCTCCCAGGGTGGGCAACACGCCTGGTGGGCTGCGTTGTACGGGCTGGGCGTGCGGACGGTGGTGGTCGTCGCCGGCTTCACAGGGGACCTGTCTTCAAATGGCTGTATTGAGACGGCGACCCTGGACGTGGTGTCCAGCGACCGCGTCCGGTACGACGAGACCTGGAGCAAGGTACGTCGATGGGTCCTTACGGACCAGGTCGATAGCCTTCGTGCCCTGATGCCCAGCCCCGATAGCCTTCTCCAAAGGGTCAAGACACCGGTTTTCCTTTCTCTGGCCTATCGGGATTGGCTCTTCTCGGTCAACGAGGGACTGCGGCAGTTCGAGCTGCTGGCCGGTCCCAAGTGCGTCCACCTCGGCACGGGATATCACGGGGCGCCTGTGGCGGACGAGGCGACCTCCGCTCTCTACGTTCTGGCGCTGGGATGGCTTGACCACTATTTGAAAGACCAGCCTCTTCTCGTCACCGAGAGGGTGGTTTACCACGTGGACGAGTCGTGGCAACTGCGTTACGCCTCGTCCTGGCCTCCGGAGGATACCCAGTGGGTCCATTTCTACCTTTCGCCTGGCGGAAGGCTGTCTGTGGATCCGAGGTTTTCCTCCGGGATCTTCATTCTCCGCCAGACCCTGCTGGATCCGTCCTACTCGCCGGAACGAGCGATGGCCGAGGGGTTCGGTCCTGGGATCCTTTCCCACTTCGAGTGCAGCCGACTGGACTTCGTGAGCGATCCGTTCCCGGAGGCGGTCGAATGGGCGGGGTCCCCCGAGTGCCGGTTCTCCATCCGGTGGGGGGGACCGAAGATGCAACTTCACGTTCAGTTCTACGACGTCGACCCAGCGGGCCACTGGCGTTTCTTACAGCGCGGGAACTTAGCCTTGCGCGGCGGCTCGAGGGATACTGTGGTCGTTTTCCGCGGCCAGGCCTACGCACACGTGTTCTCCATCGGGCACCGCCTGGGCGTCCGCCTGGTCCCCCTCGACCTTGCGGAGGGGGAAAACAGGTGTTACGTCCTGCCGTTCTTCACCGACTTTGCGGATACGCTTGTAGCCAGTGCTGCTGTGGCTCCTCGCATTGCCATGCCCTTGCGCGGGTGGAGGCCCGAGCGTGTCGCCCAACGCCTTTACCGGGGGCCCAAAACCGTCGACTTCAGGCTGAGCCTGCCGCGTCCCAATCCCTTCAACTCGGAGGTGCAAGCGGAGCTTTTCCTGCCGGGCGCGTCGGCGGTTCGGGTCAGGATCTATAGCCTGGAAGGACGCCTTGTGCGCACCCTCTACGAGGGAACGCTGGCTGAGGGGACCCATGTGGTTCGGTGGAATGGCTTTGACGAGGCAGGTTCAGCTGCGCCGAGCGGCCTTTACGTCCTTTCCGTGGAAGCAGGGGGGAGGGTGTTCTCTCGCAAGCTCTGCCTGATCCGCTGA
- a CDS encoding sugar phosphate isomerase/epimerase, with protein MQGNVSRREFLVSGVAVAGAFALPSLPLGSAKAASETESGLKPMMKLGCCAYSYRKYLTSGQMKLEDFLEEAARLGLDGVQLTTYYYESTEPAYLHRLKFRAYRLGLDIPDIATRTNFCQKDLEVRIRQAEEMKKWIDAAVELGANGVRVFGGEIPKGASPDEAVEWTVDGIRRALEYAEKRGVILALENHGGVTETADLVLKIRSKIDSPNFALLLDTANFRRNTYEEIKRVAPYAVTTHVKTEVFAPEGGKRPVDTEQIIRTLAEVGYRGYLHIEYEAEEEPRTAIPRFVAELRATVNKVLGS; from the coding sequence ATGCAAGGGAATGTCTCGCGGAGGGAATTCCTGGTGTCTGGCGTCGCGGTCGCGGGGGCCTTTGCCCTTCCCTCTCTGCCTCTGGGAAGCGCAAAGGCAGCATCCGAAACGGAATCAGGCCTCAAACCGATGATGAAGCTCGGATGCTGTGCCTACTCCTACCGCAAGTACCTGACCAGCGGCCAAATGAAGCTGGAAGATTTCCTCGAAGAAGCGGCGCGACTGGGCCTGGACGGCGTCCAGCTCACGACCTATTACTATGAGTCGACCGAGCCGGCCTATCTGCATCGCCTGAAGTTTCGGGCCTACAGGCTCGGGCTGGACATTCCCGACATCGCCACGCGCACGAACTTCTGCCAAAAGGACCTCGAGGTCCGGATCCGGCAGGCTGAGGAAATGAAGAAGTGGATCGACGCGGCCGTAGAGCTCGGAGCCAATGGCGTGCGCGTGTTCGGAGGGGAGATCCCCAAGGGGGCCAGCCCGGACGAGGCGGTGGAATGGACGGTCGACGGAATCCGTCGCGCCCTCGAATATGCCGAGAAACGAGGAGTGATTCTGGCCCTCGAAAATCACGGCGGAGTGACAGAGACGGCGGATCTGGTCCTCAAGATCCGGAGCAAGATCGACTCGCCGAACTTTGCCCTCCTCCTGGACACCGCCAATTTCCGCCGGAACACCTACGAGGAGATCAAGAGGGTAGCCCCCTACGCGGTGACCACGCACGTAAAGACAGAGGTCTTCGCCCCCGAGGGCGGCAAGCGCCCCGTGGACACCGAGCAGATCATCCGCACTTTGGCCGAAGTGGGCTACCGAGGCTACCTCCACATTGAATACGAGGCGGAAGAGGAACCGCGTACAGCAATCCCCCGCTTTGTGGCAGAGCTGAGGGCGACGGTTAACAAGGTGCTGGGATCGTAG